In Tachyglossus aculeatus isolate mTacAcu1 chromosome 10, mTacAcu1.pri, whole genome shotgun sequence, the following proteins share a genomic window:
- the ENDOU gene encoding poly(U)-specific endoribonuclease codes for MRSLGLLLLSSLFCRLAWAGSLESCESRCGEPLNPKAACQCNRQCARHKDCCEDYARLCAHAPQATPEAGEPSPRSRRSAGLYSAPDSCHGRCHESFDAHHSCHCSDRCADFGNCCADYESLCHDHPEGFSSRGDAITDEELLTVSEQIYAADTNRAQKADIILNSQSCVSSSETDDQVDRCPEPLYSYVNEQLFSKPTYAAFIRLLDNYNRATGRCEEVTDRELAEQDNFLRTIMDTPILQALYAFLHSKNRYGSKEEFVEDLKNMWFGLYSRSSAEGDSSGFEHVFSGEVKKGQVSGFHNWIRFYLQEKAGLVNYYSYNYDGPWDSYPDVLGLQFNWDGYYKEVGSAFIGSSPEFEFALYSLCFISRPGKVCRLSLGGHPLGIQTYSWTKSTYGDGKKFIATAYVASSNRN; via the exons ATGAGGAGCCTGGGCCTGTTGCTGCTCTCCAGTCTGTTCTGCCGGTTGGCTTGGGCAG GGTCCCTGGAGTCATGTGAGTCGCGCTGCGGGGAGCCCCTGAACCCCAAAGCTGCCTGCCAGTGTAACCGCCAGTGTGCCCGCCACAAAGACTGCTGCGAGGACTATGCCCGCCTCTGTGCCCATGCAC cccaggCAACTCCCGAGGCAGGCGAGCCCTCTCCACGGTCCCGACGATCAGCTG GTCTGTATTCGGCTCCGGACTCCTGCCATGGCCGCTGCCATGAATCCTTTGATGCTCACCACTCGTGCCACTGCAGTGATCGCTGCGCTGATTTTGGGAACTGCTGTGCTGACTATGAGAGCCTGTGTCATG ACCACCCGGAGGGCTTCTCCAGCCGTGGAGATGCCATCACGGATGAGGAGCTGCTGACGGTCTCGGAGCAGATCTACGCAGCCGACACCAACCGGGCCCAGAAGGCGGACATCATCCTCAACAGCCAGAGCTGCGTTTCCTCTTCTGAGACCGACGACCAAGTGGACCGCTGCCCTGAGCC GCTCTACAGCTACGTGAATGAGCAGCTGTTCTCCAAGCCCACCTACGCCGCCTTCATTCGCCTGCTGGACAACTACAACCGGGCCACGGGCCGCTGCGAGGAGGTCACCGACCGGGAGCTGGCTGAGCAGGACAACTTCCTCAGGACCATCATGGACACCCCCATCCTGCAGGCGCTTTACGCCTTCCTGCACAGCAAAA atcGCTATGGCTCTAAGGAGGAGTTTGTGGAGGACCTGAAGAACATGTGGTTCGGGCTGTATTCCCGCAGCAGCGCAGAGGGAGACTCTAGCGGCTTTGAGCATGTCTTTTCAG GCGAAGTCAAAAAAGGCCAAGTGTCTGGATTCCACAACTGGATCCGTTTCTACCTGCAGGAGAAGGCGGGGCTGGTGAATTACTACAGCTACAATTACGATGGCCCT tGGGACTCTTACCCTGATGTGCTGGGGCTCCAGTTCAATTGGGACGGCTACTACAAGGAGGTCGGTTCAGCTTTCATCGGCAGTAGTCCCGAGTTTGAATTCGCCCTCTACTCTCTGTGCTTTATCTCCCGACCCGGGAAAGT GTGCCGGCTGAGCCTGGGTGGGCATCCTTTGGGCATTCAGACCTATTCCTGGACCAAGTCCACCTATGGGGATGGCAAGAAGTTCATTGCCACAGCCTACGTGGCATCATCCAACAGGAATTAG